Proteins encoded by one window of Halococcus hamelinensis 100A6:
- the asd gene encoding aspartate-semialdehyde dehydrogenase, with product MTTRVGILGATGAVGQRLVQLLDPHPEFEIACVTASDDSAGRPYGEAANWRIDVPMPDALADLDVARTEPDAIPDDVPLLFSSLPSAVGERVEPPLCEAGYVVSSNSSNDRMADDVPLTIPEVNGDHLDLIEVQRDSRDWDGALVKNPNCSTITAVPPLAALAEFGLETAHVATMQAVSGGGYSGVTSMEIIDNVLPHIGGEEEKVETEPTKLLGEFDGAEVKRHEVDIAASCNRVATVDGHLESVWADTREDITADDAARAMRELPALDLHSSPDQFIEVFEDPDRPQPRLDRMVGGGMSVAAGGLRETTRGVQFNCLAHNTLRGAAGASVLNGELLVERGWV from the coding sequence ATGACAACGCGAGTCGGTATTCTCGGTGCGACCGGAGCCGTCGGCCAGCGCCTCGTCCAGCTCCTCGACCCCCACCCCGAGTTCGAGATCGCCTGCGTGACCGCGAGCGACGACAGCGCCGGTCGACCCTACGGCGAGGCCGCGAACTGGCGGATCGACGTCCCGATGCCCGACGCGCTCGCCGACCTCGACGTGGCTCGAACGGAGCCCGACGCGATCCCCGACGACGTTCCCCTGTTGTTCTCCTCGCTCCCGTCGGCGGTCGGCGAGCGCGTCGAACCGCCGCTCTGTGAGGCGGGCTACGTGGTCTCCTCGAACTCCTCGAACGACCGGATGGCCGACGACGTCCCGCTCACTATCCCGGAGGTCAACGGCGACCACCTCGACCTGATCGAGGTCCAGCGCGACTCCCGTGACTGGGACGGCGCGCTCGTGAAGAACCCCAACTGTTCGACCATCACGGCGGTGCCGCCGCTCGCGGCGCTCGCCGAGTTCGGGCTCGAAACCGCCCACGTCGCCACGATGCAGGCGGTCTCCGGCGGGGGCTACTCCGGCGTGACCTCGATGGAGATCATCGACAACGTCCTCCCCCACATCGGCGGCGAGGAGGAGAAGGTCGAGACCGAACCCACGAAGCTCCTCGGCGAGTTCGACGGCGCGGAGGTCAAGCGCCACGAGGTCGACATCGCCGCCTCCTGCAACCGCGTCGCGACGGTCGACGGCCACCTCGAAAGCGTCTGGGCCGACACGCGGGAGGACATCACTGCCGACGACGCCGCCCGCGCGATGCGCGAGCTTCCCGCCCTCGACCTCCACAGCTCGCCCGACCAGTTCATCGAGGTCTTCGAGGACCCCGACCGCCCCCAGCCCCGGCTCGACCGGATGGTCGGCGGCGGGATGAGCGTCGCGGCGGGCGGCCTCCGCGAGACGACCCGCGGTGTGCAGTTCAACTGCCTCGCCCACAACACCCTCCGCGGCGCGGCGGGCGCGAGCGTGCTGAACGGCGAACTCCTCGTCGAGCGCGGCTGGGTCTGA